A single region of the Kwoniella botswanensis chromosome 1, complete sequence genome encodes:
- a CDS encoding agmatinase, translating into MHTSLATFCGLITALTVSAHGTHGKVDPWNDEYANTPDLSFSGVTSFAHLPHVKCLDKPEQAFDVALLGVPFDSAVSFRPGARFGPYALRSGSRRQRPERGYTSRLKVNPYTNGLYVLDCGDVPVTPFDPETAIKQVKAGYKSVLHHPIVNEEEMKRLHMQRGLDGEYHPRIIALGGDHTIVLPILDAVSEIYGPVSVIHFDAHIDTWNPNRYLGSVSLQADVNHGTFFWHAYESGFIKANSSIHAGIRTRFSGPQDLDDDVTAGFDLIHTFDIDDHGVEWIAEKIKARIGTGPVVISLDVDVMDPSIVPATGTPESGGWTSRELRRIIHSLVGLNIVAFDVVELSPAYDTQAEISAIAAADMVYDFLSILALGVDDKSTEKPDARTVDEL; encoded by the exons ATGCACACCTCCCTTGCGACCTTCTGTGGACTCATCACCGCTCTCACAGTATCCGCCCACGGCACTCACGGTAAAGTCGACCCATGGAACGACGAATATGCCAATACCCCTGATCTCTCTTTCAGCGGAGTGACCTCTTTCGCCCATCTCCCTCACGTGAAATGTTTGGATAAGCCTGAACAGGCTTTCGATGTAGCTTTGTTGGGTGTTCCGTTCGATTCAGCCGTTTCGTTCAGACCTG GTGCCAGATTTGGTCCATACGCTTTGCGAAGCG GCTCTAGAAGGCAGAGACCTGAAAGAGGATATACCAGTCGACTCAAGGTCAACCCATACACCAATGGTCTTTACGTT CTCGATTGCGGAGACGTCCCTGTCACTCCCTTCGATCCCGAGACAGCCATCAAGCAAGTGAAAGCAGGCTACAAATCCGTCTTACATCATCCCATAGTCAACGAGGAGGAAATGAAGAGACTTCACATGCAGAGGGGTCTGGATGGCGAGTATCATCCTAGGATAATTGCTTTGGGAGGTGATCATACTATC GTACTTCCCATCCTTGATGCTGTCTCAGAAATCTACGGACCAGTTTCGGTCATTCACTTCGATGCTCATATAGATACTTGGAACCCCAACCGGTACCTCGGTAGTGTTTCCCTCCAAGCTGATGTCAATCACGGTACTTTCTTCTGGCACGCTTATGAGAGTGGGTTCATCAAGGCAAACTCTTCCATTCATGCAGGTATAAGGACTAGATTCTCG GGTCCCCAAGActtagatgatgatgtgactGCTGGATTCGACCTCATCCACACTTTTGacattgatgatcatggtgTGGAGTGGATCGccgagaagatcaaagctagAATTGGTACTGGACCCGTTGTGATTTCGTTAGATGTGGATGTCATGGACCCTTCCATCGTGCCTGCTA CTGGTACACCTGAATCCGGAGGATGGACTTCCAGAGAACTTCGACGgatcattcattcactcGTTGGCCTGAACATCGTTGCTTTTGATGTGGTCGAGCTATCCCCCGCTTACGACACTCAAG CTGAAATCTCTGCCATCGCTGCCGCCGATATGGTATATGACTTTTTGAGTATCCTTGCTCTTGGTGTAGATGACAAGTCCACAGAAAAACCGGACGCTAGAACCGTTGATGAATTATAG